The DNA window AGTGAATCGCTTCTTTAAGCAAAGAGCGACTAACTGGGCACAGATGCGCCCTGAATGGGGTTTATGTAATAACGCAGGTGTGTTTATCGCACCACGCGCACTGACTCGTAACTTAGACTTTGCAGGGCGCGCATTCTTACATGAATACCATGTGGATCAAGACCCAGAGTTTGCTCAACTAGAGCGCATCATGACCGCCCCACTGCTGGTGATGAACTGGATTAACCTGCAGTATTTTGCCTCCGTGACCGTACCAGAAAAATACGGTAGCGGTAACAAACTGCTTCACAATGTGGTGGGTGGTCATATTGGGGTATTTGAAGGTAATGGCGGCGATTTACGTATCGGCTTATCTAATCAATCAGTACACGATGGCAAACAGTATCGCCATCAACCCGTGCGTCTGAGCACCTTTATTCAAGCCCCTAAAGAAGCCATCGAAATGATTATGGCACGTCACCAAGATGTGGCCTCTTTAGTGAACAACGGCTGGTTATTTCTCTACCAAGTGGATGCAGAGCAGCGCATTTGGCAATACGTGAAACACCAGTGGTTACCTGTCACCAATCACAATAATGAGATGGTCAATTAATGACTACGATTGGTTCGATTATTACGGAGATGATTTGTTGAATACGCTTCGACTTAATGCCAACAAGGCACAAGATTTACAACACGCAGCATGCTTACTTGAACAAGGCAAATTGGTCGCATTGCCAACAGAAACGGTTTACGGCTTAGCCGCAGACGCGACTCAACCTGAAGCGGTGAAAGGCATTTTTGCCGCTAAAGGTCGTCCGGCCAACCATCCTTTGATCGTTCACATTGGTGATATGAGTCAATTGAGTGATTGGGCGGCTGATATTCCAGACCAAGCGATTGCTCTTGCCAAAGCATTTTGGCCTGGGCCTCTGACACTATTGCTGCCCAAAGGCGCACAGGCTTCTTCTGTCGTCACTGGTGGATTAGATACGATTGCGATACGCATGCCTGCGCATCCGGTCATTTTATCTATCTTGAAAGAGTACAAACTGGCTGTTGCTGCACCTTCGGCAAATCCATACAAGCAGCTCAGCCCAACCAACGCAGAGCAAGTCATTTCGGGCTTAGATGGAAAAATTGATGCGGTATTAGATGGTGGCGATTGCCTATTTGGTTTGGAATCGACCATCGTCGATTTAACGTCAGAAAACGTACGCGTTTTACGCGCTGGGCCGATTACGGCGCAAGAATTAAGTCAGGTGTTAGAACAACCTGTCGATTACCCCAAACATCACAACATGGCAGTACCTGGTAACGTCGGTAGCCATTATCAACCGAAAACCGTACTTCGCTTAGTGGATAACATAGAACACGCTGTATTTAACCGAGACAAGAACTCAACTTATGCAGTCATACATACGTCAGAGTTGGTGGATGACAATGGAATCGCTTCATTCAAGATGCCATTAGACGCCGCCAGCTATGGCAAAAAGCTTTATCGCTCTCTTGCAGAGGCTGACAAGTTGCAACTTGATGAGATTTGGCTCGAGCGTCCACCGCAAGGGGAGGCGTGGAACGCGGTTAACGACCGTCTCAGTCGCGCAGCTCTACCTTTGTAATGCAGAGCGATACCTATTCTATTTACGATTTCTAAAACGCAACCTTTGTTGTTCATAGCAACACCCCTACAGATTCTGTAGGGGTCTTTTTTTAGGTCAGCGAACACGTTCAAATTGAGTAATTGGCTCTAACCCTTACGGTTTTTCCATACAGTTTGCACGTTACAAAATTCGTACATACCGTGCTCAGAGAGCTCACGACCATAACCACTTTTCTTCACGCCACCAAAGGTAACGCGTGGATCACTCGCGCAAAAACCATTGATAAACACCCCACCACACTCTAATTGTGCAGCCAGTTCTTGTGCATAGGCTTCATCACCGCTGTAGATTGTTGCGCATAAACCAAACTCACTGTCATTGGCGAGTTGAATGGCATGTTGAGCACTTTCTGCAATCGAAATCGCAGCTACCGGGCCAAACATCTCTTCACGAAATGCGGTCATCTCAGGTGTGACGTTAGCTAAAACCGTTGGCTCGTAATAGTTACCCTCACCTTGCAACGGTTTACCACCCGCCAGAACAACAGCGCCTTGCTCGATGGTAGCTTGAACTTGTTGATCCAACTCATCACGCAGATCAAAACGTGCCATTGGGCCGACATAGTTTTCATCTTGTGTTGGGTCACCCATTTTTAATGCATTAACAGCAGTCACAAACTTGTCGGTAAATTCCTGAGCGATAGAAGATTCCACAATAAAGCGTTTGGCTGCTGCGCAAACCTGACCGCTGTTTTGATAGCGTCCAGCAACAGCGGCACGCACCGCTTCATCGATATCAGCATCGGCAAGAACAATGAAAGGATCAGAACCACCCAGTTCCAACACAGATTTCTTCAAAGCCGCTCCCGCTAGTGAGCCAATCACCTTACCCGCACGCACACTGCCAGTGAACGCAACGGCAGCAAGGCGATCATCAGCAATGACTGTTGCGACATCGTCATTGGTTGCATTAATAACAGCAAACGCGCCTTGAATTAGACCAGCACTGCTCAGAATCTTTTCAATTAAATAGGCAGAACCCATCACGTTTGGCGCGTGTTTTAATACATAAGTATTGCCTGCTAAGAGCATCGGCACCGCACCACGCATGACCTGCCACAGTGGGAAGTTCCACGGCATAATACCCAAAATGACACCCAGAGGACGGTATTCCAATACCGCTTGCTGGTTTTCCACCATAGTAGGTTTGGTCGCAAGCATGGCTGGGCCATGCTCAGCATACCAATCACATAGGTTGGCACTTTTGGCAACTTCACCACGTGCTTGGGCAATCGGCTTACCCATTTCACGGGTCATCATTTGTGCCATCTCTTCGCCATGCTCACGAATCGCTTGACCAATATGACGCAAAGTTTGCGCACGCTCAGCGACCGACAAAGCGCGCCATTGACGCTGCGCCTGAACACTGTTTTCCAATGTCTGGATCACTTGCTCTTTGGCATCGAAAGCATAGGTTGCAATGGTTTCACCATTGGCTGGATTAATCGATTTAGCTTGGCTAACTGTAGGGGTCACTTGGGTCATAAAACTTCACTCCTCTTGCGAGTATGACTTGAAACTGGGAGGTATGCTTTTCTTTCGCACCTCATATACGCTCTAGTTTGCCCTTGTCAGACAAAACAAAAAAGTGAATAATTTTGACAAACTTTTTCTCAAAAAGAGAATAACCATGAATCTATCCCAATTAGAAATGTTCAATGCTGTGGCAGAAACGGGCACGATCACTGATGCAGCCAAACGAGTCCATCGGGTTCCCTCAAATGTCACCACGCGCATTCGCCAATTGGAAGCGGATCTTGGTACTGAACTCTTTATCCGCGAAAATCAGCGCCTTCGACTGTCGCCAGCAGGTTACAACTTGTTGGAGTATAGCCATCAAATTTTACAACTGGTGGAAGAGGCCAAAGCGGCTGTTGCTGGCGAAGCGCCAAAAGGTCGCTTGCATCTGGGGTCACTAGAAAGCACCGCAGCAGTGCGCATCCCTCCCCTCCTCGCTCGCTACAATCAAACCTACCCTAATATCCAGTTGGATTTGGTAACGGGCCCATCAGGCACCATGTTTGAACAGGTACTAGAAGGCGAGTTGGCGGCGGCGTTTATTGATGGGCCAATATTGCATCCCGCCATTGAAGGGATGCCAGTATTTAATGAAGAATTGGTTTTGATCACCCCCACCAGCTACACCAAAGTGCATCGTGCTCGCGATGTCACCGGGCATAACATTTACGCGTTTCGCGCCAATTGTTCCTATCGGCGTCACTTTGAAAACTGGTTTTTGGCTGACCACGCTAAACCAGGTAAGATTTATGAAATGGAGTCCTACCATGGCATGTTAGCGTGTGTGATTGCAGGGGCGGGTGTTGCAATGATGCCGTTAAGTCTGCTCGAAACCATGCCCGGTCATGATCAAGTAAAAATACATTCACTGGGGAAAGAGTGGGATCACCTCACCACTTGGTTGATCTGGCGTCGCGGTTCAATGACACCTCAACTAAGGGTTATGGTTGATCTGTTACCGGAATATGCGCATATGATCACCCAATAGTGCTAATAATACGCTCAGCAGATATCAATACGCTTTCATTTATTAGCCATTGATTGATTAGCATAAAAACCCATTTCATAATCAGATTGTTTATGCGACATATTGACTCATAAACAATCTGGTTATTAATCGAGAAAAATCACATTTTATCTCTTACCAACGGCAAATTATTGACACAAATGTCATTAAAATATATGCAATCAATTTATATTAATAGCTTATAAGTTGATGAAATATATCAGGTTAAAAGTCATATCTACTGAGAAAAAAGTCAGCAAACGTTTGCCAACACTCATAATTAAAATAAAATCAAAGAGTTAATCTACAATAAGCTTAATTGTACGGAATTTAACCCATAAGGATTATATTGATTAACAGGTTGGATTGATAAATTACACAGCAACAGCAGGTGTACCAAATACAATAACAGCGTTAGTTGGCAAACTAAGTTACACAAAATATATATCAAAAAGTAACAACGTCAGTGAATAAAAAGGCAGATTACCATCGCCTAATATAATTTGGGTTAATACCCAAAATGAATAACAATAACATACAGCTCTCAGACTTTGATCAGGTAGAAGTGTGCTGACTCAACCTAAGCGCACAAGGAACTACCTGTTTTCTTTTGGCTGTTCTTATAGCTCATCGCACTTTGCTATGACTTCATCACAGCAACCCATCTTGGCAAGATATTACCCACCTCTAATACTACTTATTTCATATATCGACTTTATTTTCATCTAGCATCAACTGATAAACTGATATATTAAAAAGCTCATAATATATCTCATGTGCTTTATTTTTGAGAAAAATCCTATTTACCCAATATCAGGGATATTCTATTTACCACGTTCAAACTACACTGATTAAAGGTAATTATTTTCATTTGTATTTTTAAAGAATGAAAATTGAACCGTAAATTGACATTACAGTAACTTGATTTTGTCTTCGTTAGCAGAAAGCACGTTACTCTACGGCGTACTGTCTATCTATATTGAGTTAGCAGTAATCGGTAATGATGATTATCTCAGCAAATGTCAATTTAATGGCGCTTATATAAAATCAACAAAAACAGAACTGAATGAAGTTGCAACTCGCATTCGTCCGAGAAAGGCATTATTAAGCGAGAGTTTAAATTTCATTGCTTTACAAAGCTGCCGCTTCATCAACTGTCATAGGCATAAAGGTTATATTCAATGGCTCAATCTCAATGTGATCACAAAAATCAGCTTGTTCGTCACCATCGTAGTTGGTGGGATAAGCTCACAGGCGTAAAAGAAGTCTACGTGTGCAAAAAGTGCGGCGCAGTTATCAAGCTTCGCGGCGGTAAAATGACCTCAGATAAAATCGTTTAGTGTTGATGTCACCATCAACGCTCACAGATGTGATATGAGATAACGTGAATTTAAAAAGGCCGGAGCATTGCTCCGGCCTTTTTATTGTGACTATTGGCTAGCGGATTAAGCTTCCACAGGTTTACGCCAGTCATCAGAACCAGAAGTACCTGCGTTAACGTGATCCCAAGTGATTTTACGGTAAGACATAGAAACCGTTAGGTTTTGAGTAAAATCAGATTTCGCTGGATCTTGACAGTGTGGCATCTCACAACGGATATCAACGATAGATGCGTTTTCTAAAGTGGTAGTAAAGAAGTTTTCTTGTTTACCTTCAATAGAAGTGCGGTACCATTTTAGTGTCACAGAAGACATTTTTTCGCCAGAAGCCAATGCGTTGTATAGCAAAGGAACTGCTTTGTTTAGTGATACTGTGAATTGGAATGGTTTGTGAACACGTTGACCTGAAGGCTGACCAGATTGTGGATCAGTTGGTACAGTCACTACGTGGTCGAATTGTTGAACTAGCATTTCATCTTCGTGGCCTTCAACATATGAGTCACCGATTGAATCTGATGTACATGCACCAGCAGTGATTAGACCCTGAGTTTGACCTTCGATAGAGATATAACATGGAGTTGGCATTGCAAATTCCTCTTAAATGATTAGGGTGTGCGCTTTTCGCTACATGCCAACTAAAGAGCAAGCTCGATGCCAATTTTGGCATCTATACAAATCAATAACTTAGAAAAACACTCCTGTTTTTAGGGCAATTTTTCTGTTTTTCCTAAGCAACTTATTGCCCAGAAATACCATCCTTTGCCCACCGATGTGTCACAGACCGCTAATGCCAACGCCTTGGCTCTTTTACTCTATTTGCTTAATTGAAAACAAACAGATACGCATTCTTGGATCGAGACCTCATAACCCATCTGACGCCCAAAAAGAGCGTTTTCTCACACAGTGACTCAAGATACTCTTTGTCAGTCATTACAGAGAGGTCACCATGTCCACACCCAATATTTTCGATTTGAATATCCCCCACTGCCAGTTTTGGCTGGCGATTACTGCTCCACAATTGGCTTATGGGCAAGGTTGGGCCAATTACTATGAAGTAGGGATGAAAGGCCCGAATTCTTCTGAAACCGATGAAGAATGGAAAGAAGGCTTTATTGAATCATGGGGAATAGATACTCGCGAAGAATGGCATAACATGATTCGCCGGCTAGTGCATGGTGACGTTCACGGTGATGCATGGTCTGGCTTATTTGCGCGTCGAGCTTGTACCACGGCAGGGGAATGGCAAAATTTCATCGCACGACAAACTAGCGCAGTCGCTCAAGGAGAGTTGCGCTTCGCTGATACGGTGTTTCGTTTAGTGGATACCCAAGGTTTCTTAGCCTGGGACTACTGCCGAGGTTCATTTCTTACAAGAGCAGGTATTCGACTAGGCACCGTCACTGAAGAAGAAGGGGCTTTCTTACTGAATTACTTAAGCCAAAGCGTGCAACAAAACTTTACCGATTGGCCTCACTATATCCGCAGTTTTATTCTTGGGCGCGCGTACTGGGTCTACAGCAAATGCGATGAAGAAGAGCAGCTTGAATACCTAGATAAACTGCTCAACGAAGGTTTAGGTAAAACCTTCGATGACTATTTTGACCTTATGCGCAATGACAAAGCCTTTCCTCTTGACCATGTAGCGTGGCATACCCCACTGCCAAGCATTAGCATGCCAAAATCTTTGCAAGAGGTACTGGATACCATCGCAGTTCAGAAGGAGACCGCTCAATGAACCACTGGCAAATCTTAGGTATTGACCCAACCTCCGACTTAGCTGAGTTAAAAAAGGCATATCGCATCGCCTTAAAAGCCCATCACCCAGAAGATGATCCAGAAGGGTTTAAACAAGTACGCGCGGCCTACGAGGCACTACTCTCTAAGCTATCTACCCCACAGCCTATTTCAATTGATTTATCGTCACTTGAAGCATCACAGCCAATCAATAACGCCACTGAAAGCATTTCATCTGAGTCTTATACTGCCTATTTGCAGCAAATGAACGACCCAGCTTCCCGTTTTAATATGGCGCAGTGGCGCGCGTGGGAAGAACAACTTCGTTGGCAAACTATTGATGTGCAGAGCCAAGTATCACAGCAAGTTCGCGAAGATATTCTTGCGCGGCCATGGTTACCAGGTGAATTGATTGCTCTGCTATGGGAAGCTTGCGACTGGGATGAGCTTTATTCTGGTTCGCAAGAAGAACTCGAGCTTGCAGACTATCTCAAGCGAAGGAGTGCAATACAAAGTGGCAGTGATTTTGTCGCCCTCTCGCAATTACCCGATAGCGCTCAAAAAGCGGTGTATCAATTTATTAATCCCATCATTCGTGCGTTAGACAATGGCGAAATCCGAGTGCTCCATTACTGGTTATTACAAAGCACTTGTGTCCCTTGGTGTGATGATGACGCTTTTAATGTATTGATACTCAAAGCTTGTAATGCTATTCAATGGTATCCACCCATCATCGAAAGCTGGTTACCCACATTAGTCACGGATGAGCGTTTAGAACGCTATACCACTGAGCAACTCGAAGTATTAGGTACAGCCGCACTTTATATGCGCAATATCGATATCATCATCGATGTCTGTACCAACTTGATCAATAAACAAAGCTACGGCTTGGCAGCTGATCTGTTATACCAAACCGCACTCAGTGCTCAAAATAACGACCTCACCCTATTAACCGGTTATTTATTGCAACAATGGACCCCATTACCAACGGCTCATTGGCGTTGTCTGTACCAGATCAACCCACTGCACAACGAAGAACCCTCTGCTGTATTGCCTCAATCTTGGCTTTATCGCCAACTCACAGAACGCACCGATAATGACTTTAGACACTATCTAGATTTTAAAGATCATACTGATTTTATTGGTGTTGTGACCCAAAGTTTATGGGCAGAAAAATATGGCAGTTTGGTATGGCAACGAACCCAATTGGCAGAGCTGCAAGCTTTGTCAGAGCACGTTTCAGCATTTGAACAGTTAATTGCCTATTTGGCTTTTTGTTGGTGTGAACAGAGTGTGATTCGTCAAGAGTCGTTTTCCACGTCGCTGGCAGAAAAACTGTACCGTTACGAAACTGATGAGTTATTGAGTTCTCCACTGCTGACGCAGGAAGAGTTAGACGCACTCACCGCAGAACAATGGGGTGAGTGTCTAATGCGCCATCCGTTAATCCCCGATCACTGGATGGAGCAACTGCTTGCGGGTAACTGCATCGATATTCCAACCCTCAATGACCTTAACCTAACCCCGCGCTGGGCCTACGAAACTCTATACTACCGAATTTCAGAGACACGCCACCAATTAAGCAGCGTCTATCTTAGTAAACCTTTTTCTGGCGTGTTTCGCTGGTTGTTGGTTTACCACAGTAGTTGTGATGAACAGATCGGAATTTCCGGTCAAGAATGTCTAACACAATTAGCAGCCCTACCCGAAGAACAGCAAACCGGCCCATTGGGCGAACTCGCTAACAGCTTCTCTTATCAAGGTGTTGAACGAGTCGCATATCTTGGAGAACAGGTTTCAAATAGCTCGCAATTTCTCATGAAACTGTTAGTCGAAAACACGTTGCTTCAACAGCAGCGAGAACACGATATTCAAACACTCCAAGAACTAGCAGCACAACATCGACCAGAAGCCTACGCGATGCTGGCTCTGCGCTATCGTTATTCCCAACTCGAATTAGCCATCTTTTACTATAACTTGCTACGGATTAATGTTACCAACACACCCATCTATTCCTTTTTACTCACCACACTCAATAATTGTTTGGTGAGCGAAGCGAATAAGAAAGAGTGGATAAAAGAGACTTACGATCTAGGTGAATACAATGCGTATGCTCTCTATCTCAATGAAGACATGACCCACATTCCCCAGATTGATGAAATCGGTAACCGCATCCCCAACGATGATGCTAAACGCTTCCACCATCCGATAGGATATTTACTCAGTACGTTGATTCATGGCTTACCAGAGCAAGGTTACTCTCTTGCTCCTATCTTCAATCTTCGCAAACAAACTAGCGAAAGTTACAGTGAAGAAGAACAACAGGCGATTAATCTCGGTATAGGTCTCGTCAATCAACGCTTAGAAGAGCGCTTTACGAACGAAGTGAAGGAAAAACGACTCAAGAAATTGGGACGTTCGAGTTTATTGGCAACCTGTGGCCTATTCACTCTGCTATGGTTTGGTCTGTTTGACGCCACACTGGGGAATCAGCCGCTGTTTTCAACTGCCAATTTGGTTTCAATACTGATGATGACATTTGCTCAATTGGGGCTGACGATAAAAATTTGTCGAGCCATGCCGCTTAAGAGTGAAAAGAGACTTTATCAAATCACGGTTTGGCCACTCTATCTTTTGGCTATGGGGTTTGGTAGCTCGTGGATAGCAGGGCTCACATGCGTTATTCACTTTGGTCAAACATGGCGAATTAGATCGGCCTATGCCAATCAGCGCTGGAATAACCGCATCATTAACAAAGGCAAAATTGACATTAACTCACTACTTAAAATCCCCTTTATCAAAGTAGAGAAGTAACCATCACCACTGATTTGGAGAATCAAAATAACCGCGGGAGAGCCATGCTCTCCCGCAGCTTTGTATTGAAGTGCAAATGTCTAGATAAACAAAAAAGCCTTCAGATGTGACTCTATCTCTTTACGCGCGCCACGAATCACCTTGTCATCTTGGCTATCAACGGCCTTGGTAAAAAAGCGAATCATCTCTCCCACCGCGTCACGCTGTTCACCTAATAACTCTTCATATAGACGATTGAGTTTTTCAGCTAAGGTGATGTTAGGTAGTTGATCACGAGGATGCACTTTCAGACGTTCTAAACGCTCTCGGCTCAGTTGCTGCTGCTCTGGTGTCATGCCAACTGGTGAACGGTCAATGACCTTTTGCGTGGTCTTTTGTGTCGAAACAACCGTCACATCCACTTCGAGTAATCCATTGATATCGTAACTAAAACGCACATCAACTTGTTGTTCACCTCGTTTACCTGCTGGAACATCAACGGTTAAGGTATCGATATAGATATTCTCTTTCGCCCAATACCGTTCACCTTGATAAATCGACACATCAACCTGGGTCTGATCGTCATGTGAAGTGAAATAACGCTCTACGCGCGAGGTAGGAATGACAGTATTGCGCTCAATAATCGGGCTAAACACCCCAGAGTGCTCATTCGTCCCGACTTCTATTCCCAAAGAGAATGGACACACATCGGTTAGAATCAGCTCTTCAACTGCCTCATCACGTAAACGACAAGCCGCTTGGGTAGCTGCGCCCATCGCGACCACTAAATCAGGATCAAGCTCATGACTGCCAAAACGACCCAGTAGCCGATTAGCTAATTGTTGAACTTGGCGCAGACGTGTTGCCCCGCCGACAAAAATGAGTTCATCAATCTCGCTCGGTGTCATTTTGGCATCATTTAGCGCACGCTTAAGCGGTAATGCCAAGCGAGTTAGCACGTTATGCCAAACCTCTTCCAAGGCTTTGTTATTGAGCGTTAATGTTTGATTGAATGGCTCTGGTAATTCAATCACGAGCGGGTCGTTACTCTGTTTTTTAGCTCGTTCACAGACACTGACAATTTTTGCCAGATCGCTAACGTCAATGGTTTCAAGCGACAGATTAAGGGCGTCTAAAACGTGCGAAACTAAAGCTTCGGTAAAATCTTCACCACCTAGTCGGTTATCCCCGGTAGAAGAACGCACTTCAACAAAACTGTCTTGATACTCCACCACGGTGACATCGAAAGTCCCCCCGCCCAAATCAAACACAAGGAAACGCCGCTCTTGTTGCTGTTTTAGGCTGTAAGCAAGACATGCTGCCGTGGGTTCATTGATTAAGCGTACCGCATTCAAATCAGCAAGCTCTGCCGCTTGATAGACTTGCTTACGCTGTTGATCACTAAAATAGGCGGGCACTGAAATCACCACATCGCGAATGGTGCATCCTAGATACGCTTCTGCGTCAGCTTTTAGCGACTTAAGGACTAAGGCACTTAACTCAGTTGGCGTGTAATGTTGCGTTTGTAGAGTAAATTGCTTTTCTGAACCCATAAAACGTTTGAAAGCGGCAACCGTCTCTGTTGGCTTAGTCACCAAGCGAGCTCTCGCCGCCTCCCCCACCAGCACATGACCCTCGTCATCAATACTCACTACCGATGGTGTTAAAAAGCTTCCCAAGGCATTGGGAATAAGCTGCGCCTTGCCATCTCGCCAAACCGCAATCGCACTGTTGGTGGTACCCAAATCTATGCCGATCGCCAATTCTGCCTTATCTACCATAACCGAACCTAACCTATTATTGTTATTGCTTAAATAAAGCGCCACGTTAGTGGACGCTTCTCATTGCATCAAGCCGCTAGATTGAGAAATTGGAACAGTGATCAGAAAACGGGTGGTGCTTAATCCTTAAGTACCACCCAAGCAGTGATAGGTTAGATTTCTTGTTTAACCAAGGCTTGCAGGATACGTTCGAGCCCTTCTTGTAACACACTGCGTGGACAAGCAATATTGATTCGCACAAAACCAGCGCAATTGTCGACAAACATATTGCCCCCCTCAAGTAACACACCCGCTTCTTTAGCAAAGAAGTAGGCAGGTTCAGCAAAACTGTCGGTGTTACTCAGATAGGCAGAAAAATCGATCCAAGCTAAGTAAGTCGCTTCTGGCACTTTGAATTTGGCTGCAGGGAGGTGGGTTTGCAAAAATTGCTCAACCAGTGCGAAGTTATCATCAAGATAACATTTGAGTTGCGCCAACCATTCATCACAATCGCTGTAAGCCGCTTGAGCCGCCGCTAGGGCGAGCGGATTTTGAATATCATAATGACGCTCTAACCACTTAGCGCGCAGTATGCTGTCACGAATGAAGATATGAGAAACTAAGTTCCCCGCAAGGTTGAAGGTTTTGCTCGGAGCAGTACAGGTGATGAGCTTTTTATACTCTGGCAGCACATTTACCATAGGATGAAACTGTTTACCTACGCGCAATAAATCACAATGAATCTCATCGGAAATTAGCCATACACCATGGTCTACACAGATTTGGCCGAGGTGAGCTAATTCCTCATGGGTCCAAATTCGTCCGGTTGGGTTATGTGGATTACATAGAATAAACAGTGAGATTTTATTGTCTGGATTCGCTATTTTCTGCTCGATATCAGCAAAATCCATACGGTAATCACCATTGGTATTGACCAGTTTCGAGGTCAACACTCGACGCTTGTTAAATTCGCCCGCCACTTTAAAAGGCGTATAGGATGGCGTACAAATCAGCACACTTTCATCGGCTTGCATGATCAAAGGCACGAGGTGCTTTAGCGCCGGAACCACACCTGGAGAGAGAACCACTTCTTCTTTTTTGATCGCCACATCGTAATGACGACAAAACCAGC is part of the Vibrio porteresiae DSM 19223 genome and encodes:
- a CDS encoding L-threonylcarbamoyladenylate synthase is translated as MRWSINDYDWFDYYGDDLLNTLRLNANKAQDLQHAACLLEQGKLVALPTETVYGLAADATQPEAVKGIFAAKGRPANHPLIVHIGDMSQLSDWAADIPDQAIALAKAFWPGPLTLLLPKGAQASSVVTGGLDTIAIRMPAHPVILSILKEYKLAVAAPSANPYKQLSPTNAEQVISGLDGKIDAVLDGGDCLFGLESTIVDLTSENVRVLRAGPITAQELSQVLEQPVDYPKHHNMAVPGNVGSHYQPKTVLRLVDNIEHAVFNRDKNSTYAVIHTSELVDDNGIASFKMPLDAASYGKKLYRSLAEADKLQLDEIWLERPPQGEAWNAVNDRLSRAALPL
- a CDS encoding aldehyde dehydrogenase family protein, which translates into the protein MTQVTPTVSQAKSINPANGETIATYAFDAKEQVIQTLENSVQAQRQWRALSVAERAQTLRHIGQAIREHGEEMAQMMTREMGKPIAQARGEVAKSANLCDWYAEHGPAMLATKPTMVENQQAVLEYRPLGVILGIMPWNFPLWQVMRGAVPMLLAGNTYVLKHAPNVMGSAYLIEKILSSAGLIQGAFAVINATNDDVATVIADDRLAAVAFTGSVRAGKVIGSLAGAALKKSVLELGGSDPFIVLADADIDEAVRAAVAGRYQNSGQVCAAAKRFIVESSIAQEFTDKFVTAVNALKMGDPTQDENYVGPMARFDLRDELDQQVQATIEQGAVVLAGGKPLQGEGNYYEPTVLANVTPEMTAFREEMFGPVAAISIAESAQHAIQLANDSEFGLCATIYSGDEAYAQELAAQLECGGVFINGFCASDPRVTFGGVKKSGYGRELSEHGMYEFCNVQTVWKNRKG
- the ptrR gene encoding putrescine utilization regulator PtrR; this translates as MNLSQLEMFNAVAETGTITDAAKRVHRVPSNVTTRIRQLEADLGTELFIRENQRLRLSPAGYNLLEYSHQILQLVEEAKAAVAGEAPKGRLHLGSLESTAAVRIPPLLARYNQTYPNIQLDLVTGPSGTMFEQVLEGELAAAFIDGPILHPAIEGMPVFNEELVLITPTSYTKVHRARDVTGHNIYAFRANCSYRRHFENWFLADHAKPGKIYEMESYHGMLACVIAGAGVAMMPLSLLETMPGHDQVKIHSLGKEWDHLTTWLIWRRGSMTPQLRVMVDLLPEYAHMITQ
- a CDS encoding Hcp family type VI secretion system effector gives rise to the protein MPTPCYISIEGQTQGLITAGACTSDSIGDSYVEGHEDEMLVQQFDHVVTVPTDPQSGQPSGQRVHKPFQFTVSLNKAVPLLYNALASGEKMSSVTLKWYRTSIEGKQENFFTTTLENASIVDIRCEMPHCQDPAKSDFTQNLTVSMSYRKITWDHVNAGTSGSDDWRKPVEA
- a CDS encoding DUF1266 domain-containing protein, coding for MSTPNIFDLNIPHCQFWLAITAPQLAYGQGWANYYEVGMKGPNSSETDEEWKEGFIESWGIDTREEWHNMIRRLVHGDVHGDAWSGLFARRACTTAGEWQNFIARQTSAVAQGELRFADTVFRLVDTQGFLAWDYCRGSFLTRAGIRLGTVTEEEGAFLLNYLSQSVQQNFTDWPHYIRSFILGRAYWVYSKCDEEEQLEYLDKLLNEGLGKTFDDYFDLMRNDKAFPLDHVAWHTPLPSISMPKSLQEVLDTIAVQKETAQ
- a CDS encoding J domain-containing protein, whose amino-acid sequence is MNHWQILGIDPTSDLAELKKAYRIALKAHHPEDDPEGFKQVRAAYEALLSKLSTPQPISIDLSSLEASQPINNATESISSESYTAYLQQMNDPASRFNMAQWRAWEEQLRWQTIDVQSQVSQQVREDILARPWLPGELIALLWEACDWDELYSGSQEELELADYLKRRSAIQSGSDFVALSQLPDSAQKAVYQFINPIIRALDNGEIRVLHYWLLQSTCVPWCDDDAFNVLILKACNAIQWYPPIIESWLPTLVTDERLERYTTEQLEVLGTAALYMRNIDIIIDVCTNLINKQSYGLAADLLYQTALSAQNNDLTLLTGYLLQQWTPLPTAHWRCLYQINPLHNEEPSAVLPQSWLYRQLTERTDNDFRHYLDFKDHTDFIGVVTQSLWAEKYGSLVWQRTQLAELQALSEHVSAFEQLIAYLAFCWCEQSVIRQESFSTSLAEKLYRYETDELLSSPLLTQEELDALTAEQWGECLMRHPLIPDHWMEQLLAGNCIDIPTLNDLNLTPRWAYETLYYRISETRHQLSSVYLSKPFSGVFRWLLVYHSSCDEQIGISGQECLTQLAALPEEQQTGPLGELANSFSYQGVERVAYLGEQVSNSSQFLMKLLVENTLLQQQREHDIQTLQELAAQHRPEAYAMLALRYRYSQLELAIFYYNLLRINVTNTPIYSFLLTTLNNCLVSEANKKEWIKETYDLGEYNAYALYLNEDMTHIPQIDEIGNRIPNDDAKRFHHPIGYLLSTLIHGLPEQGYSLAPIFNLRKQTSESYSEEEQQAINLGIGLVNQRLEERFTNEVKEKRLKKLGRSSLLATCGLFTLLWFGLFDATLGNQPLFSTANLVSILMMTFAQLGLTIKICRAMPLKSEKRLYQITVWPLYLLAMGFGSSWIAGLTCVIHFGQTWRIRSAYANQRWNNRIINKGKIDINSLLKIPFIKVEK